The Hydra vulgaris chromosome 11, alternate assembly HydraT2T_AEP genome contains a region encoding:
- the LOC136086684 gene encoding uncharacterized protein LOC136086684, translating to MTGSIDLGVSKFLERREDRLSIDFRRSSTEDQKSSAFDVSQIVESADEEDQKDTEFTPLPLKKIKVPLTNSLEISSKKLSEVTASVADRCCLSVRQQLLFQSTIICKSGGKLNEISMSVSTVHRQRQNARKNIVLSIKADWEINKPKKAILHWDSKLFHLDIAHNEERVAVLISGSLNGPKLIGVPLIKDSTGKTQCDEVVKLAQDWNILENIVGICFDTTASNTGNKKGAATLIEIELKRPLLWLACRHHHNELHIKHAFTALRGGSKSPDEPIFQRFRAEFSRIDIDYSNLNFFKWPTDIKSEIFNQASLVLKWAYQCLEE from the exons ATGACAGGTAGCATCGATCTAggtgtttcaaaatttttagaacGTCGAGAAGATAGACTAAGCATAGATTTTCGGAGAAGTTCAACCGAAGATCAAAAATCGAGTGCCTTTGATGTCAGTCAAATAGTTGAAAGTGCTGACGAAGAAGATCAAAAAGATACAGAGTTTACTCCTTTACCactaaagaaaataaaggtGCCTTTAACAAATTCACTAGAGATATCATCAAAGAAGCTCTCAGAAGTAACGGCATCTGTGGCTGATCGATGTTGTTTATCAGTTCGCCAACAACTTCTATTTCAATCCACTATCATCTGCAAAAGCGGAGGCAAACTTAATGAAATCTCTATGTCAGTATCAACTGTGCATCGTCAAAGACAAAATGCGCGAAAGAATATTGTTCTGTCaattaaagctgactgggagaTAAACAAACCTAAAAAGGCCATTTTGCACTGGGATTCGAAGCTTTTTCATTTAGACATAGCTCATAATGAAGAACGTGTAGCAGTTCTTATTAGCGGATCTCTTAACGg gcCGAAACTTATTGGTGTACCTTTGATTAAAGATTCGACAGGTAAAACTCAATGTGACGAGGTCGTGAAACTTGCGCAAGATTGGAACATTTTGGAAAACATTGTTGGTATATGCTTTGATACAACAGCAAGCAACACAGGTAATAAAAAAGGAGCAGCAACTTTAATTGAAATTGAGTTAAAGAGACCTCTTCTATGGCTCGCATGTCGCCATCATCATAATGAGCTACACATTAAGCATGCATTTACCGCATTAAGAGGAGGTAGCAAAAGTCCAGATGAACCTATTTTTCAACGTTTCCGAGCCGAATTTTCTAGAATTGATATTGATTACTCaaacctgaatttttttaaatggcctACTGATATTAAAtcagaaatatttaatcaaGCAAGTTTAGTTCTGAAATGGGCTTACCAATGCCTCGAAGAGTAA